From the Lytechinus variegatus isolate NC3 chromosome 5, Lvar_3.0, whole genome shotgun sequence genome, the window ccagCTTCTAATTAACATTACAATAACCTGCTTACGCCACCCCAACTGAAAAGTTATTGTCAAGTTGATTATAATCTGTACtgaccgcacagaaacgttgttagcgcGAACAGTGCATTAacagaggccctgttacaaccgataatgtggCAACGATGCCTAATGTTACAACAATGCATTgctaaacaatgaaataaatgttttgacttaACAATCCGAAAGATGTGACTGAGCTTTATGTTAGCGCTCTGTTATAACTTGGTcatatttgctctacggcggccatgcGGCGGGTCAAAACAGaagttttattaattttgattcaaaccgcctatatgtagttggacaaaaaatgttaaaacggctgtttttgacttgcCGTACGGCCTCCATAGAACAAATAAGACCAAGGTAAAGGCTAACAACATTTCTGTGTGTTCAGCACTGGTCATTAGCTGGCTTAAGCAGGTTATTGTAATGTTAATTAAAAGCTGGTAGGTAGCTGGAACATCTCTGGAATGTAATTAGGAATGTATTTGGAATGTAACTAAGCCCAAACCTGACTGTGGTAGCCCATGTAAAAATTCTAATCTTCTAATGATTCATCAGCCATACCTTCCATGTTGAACTTCAGGGATGAAATCACCCATCTGGATATGGAGCCTTTCTGTCAATCTCTCAGCCGCTTGCTTGGCAACTAAAGCCTACATCAAGACAGGGAGAAAAGACAAAAAGTGCAGAGTACTAGTCCAAAGGGTCTGGCTAGAAACACAAATTTAGCGGCTCGATCCCAAGCATAGCACTTATGCATTCATATGTCATATTGAATAAGCAAATGAAAATGGATCAGGCACTTCTGGTACCAATGTAAGCATAATGGCTTTAGACAGaaagaaacagaaacaaaatgaaacaaacaaagcTAAATTTAACTCAACTAACATACGGTACATTGCCAAACAATGCAACAAAGTAGTAACTGACTAAAATAAAATTTCCTGTATTAGAGCAAAATATCAGTAGTCCACCGGGAAGAGTTGTGTCTTAAAATGCAACTCTAGCATGTCATGGGATACACATATTACAGTTGAAGACATCCAATCCCGTGAATAAGTTTATAACCATTtcagtgggtctatattacctGACTACACTGCTCGGAATTGTGCATTATGGGTTAGGATTCTGGCTAGATGTGAATAGTTATGGATTTGAGGTAGCGCTATTCAGACTGCTGCTTCGTATAATTTGCTTTAATAAAATACAGACTTCATTATACTGACCTCTGCATGTTTCTTTTGTTCCTCAAGTAATTTGGCAGACTCGCTGAATTCTACAACCTGGGCTTCTTGGTTCTTCAGTGGTGGGATCTTCGCTGATGACAGGTCAGCATCCCTCTCATCCATTGACGACCTTTCATGTGATCCCTGACCTCTCAATGGAGAAGGCTCTATAGAAGGTCGTGGCAAACTATCGGGTATTGCAGTCGACTTCAAGTCCTTGTTCGGTTTGAATTTGTCTCTATTTTCTCGCTTTACGACGCTTGCATCAGAGACATTACTTTTCTTAACATTCCCTGTTACACTGGTTTTAGATTGGTCGATTACCGTCCTCTCTGTCACATGAGTTATGGTTGAATCCTCTTGACCAATGTCCATTTTTTCAAAGAGTCTTGCAGCTTTGTCCACCTCCTCACGCTCCTTTATCAGTAATCTCAATTTCTCAGCAAGGTTTTCCACTTTTTCCCCCTTGTCTTGTAATCGCATCAGGAAATTTCTggtaatataaaatgaatagaattaaaTTAGTTTTCAATCTACTTTTATTCATATGCCCATtcagatatatacatgtacatgatcgGATACATTAAAGATTTATGTGCAAAGGTAAAAATTCTTCCACGaacatcaaataattttttcatttcatactcATTCATTAGGTGCAATTAAGTGCAGGAATCAACTGCATGGTCAATCGCTAAGCATCATGTTATACAGGCCGCAAAACCCTGGTAGATTTGTCATCAAATATTAACTACCAAAGCAACAATGTCCTATCACAAACAAGGACTGCATGGAAGACACCAGTGAATGGTTATCTTATCATAACAGTAAATTTTTATGTTCAGGGCTCAGAACTGTCAATCAACTTTtccaaatctaaaaaaaaggaatatttacTTTTGCCTCATTCAGGCctttcaaatcaattcaatttacatACATCCTCAATAAAAAAAGCATGTCAAGACTTGGGAAAGATGCTAACAAGCTTACATAACATGCATGTACACAAGTAAAACATCATCACAACATTAACatagacaaaaaaatattgaagagaTTTCAAATCAAAGAAATCTGTTTGACATAGGAGAAATTTGAATTAGACTTATAAAGcatattttgtataatgtttATGGAAACTTGACTATTTAATGTAAGTTTACATATATAGCATACCTATTTGCTAGTAGCTTCTCCTGCCTGGCTAATAAATCAATCAGTTCTGCAGTTGTCTTCTCCTTCAAATCACTCAGATCTCCTTGTTTCTCCTGCGCTGTCCCCTGACGAATCATGATGTCCCTGATAAAAGTCTGACCCCAGAGTAAATCTGTGGAAAtgaatcaaatttgaataaagacaaaaaaaagagaaaattatgacaaattaATAATATAATCAATTACAgaggggcaattccataaaaaatgTATGTCCGACCCCCTACGtaggaccttcatgaaattttctgtctctgatatcttgttcttttgacagtctgtaatgctctcaaatgaccatgacttggtcattttatgaagtgaagtagaacttgagaaaaatgggggtcggacgtaaaaaaaagattgatcatctcatggaattgcccagatGGCTTAACAAAGGTCCTTTGGCAGTAGTTACGGAATAAAGCTGTTGTGTCTTTCACAACAGCTTTCCTACATTCCACATGGCTTAGTCCAGATCCCAGGGGGGTCACTCTCCACATGGACTGCTACCCACCCATGTGACGTCCCACAACCTAAAAAATGCACCCCAAATGGTGTAATAACAAAGTAAATTTGCAACCCTAAATGGCGTAACCCATGATAAAAGTGGCAGGAACAGGGAAATCCcctaatttgatacctcaagtGGCGTAAACATCAAAATCGATTGATATGGTACCTGTGGGCATGTGGGTAACGCGTGCTACCTAGTATAGAACCAAGTGTAAGAGACTAGCTAGGACGGGGTAACTCTCATCTGACTCTCATAAGTGCTGCGCTGGCTGCACCGGCGTGTGCGAGGATTTATTTATATCCCTTAAAATCGCCCTTCATGGTGTTTATGGCTTAGATCTGCTCCTCAAATTCGCCAAAATTTGCACCCCTAAATGGCGCAATTTTCAAAACCAAATCAGCAACCCTTAATGgcgtgaagagagagagaagaggctACCCTAAAAGACAATCTAACAGCGAACGGTGGTGAAATGCAACCCTTTTTGCCAAAGATGTTGAAGCCGCTCGAGTGCCTGAAACGGGACCCTTTTTTATGCTTTTTTGGACGCGGGTGTGTAGCAGGCCATGTCGAGAGTTAACCCCCCCCGGTCCAGATAATCGGAAATTTAATGATGAAGACACAAGATTGCTTCATGAAAGACATGGTTCTGACTTCTGGTAAGGCGCATGTACCTACtaagaatgacaaaaaaaaactccaacatcaaaataaaatttgtatttaaataGGTTTTACTCGTTCAAATCCTGTGTACCATGCAAGTACTTACAAGCTAGGGACAGCTATTTATAGAAGCTGTCGAAGCTTACGTAGTAACAGTAAACAAGCTGAAtgattcaaaacaaagaaaaggcgGATATTGTCCTGGCTACAGT encodes:
- the LOC121415782 gene encoding DNA-directed RNA polymerase II subunit GRINL1A-like; the encoded protein is MIRQGTAQEKQGDLSDLKEKTTAELIDLLARQEKLLANRNFLMRLQDKGEKVENLAEKLRLLIKEREEVDKAARLFEKMDIGQEDSTITHVTERTVIDQSKTSVTGNVKKSNVSDASVVKRENRDKFKPNKDLKSTAIPDSLPRPSIEPSPLRGQGSHERSSMDERDADLSSAKIPPLKNQEAQVVEFSESAKLLEEQKKHAEALVAKQAAERLTERLHIQMGDFIPEVQHGSYRGGEIDSDDEESEEGSDEEGSGDGGEGDGD